The proteins below come from a single Metarhizium brunneum chromosome 1, complete sequence genomic window:
- the cctO_2 gene encoding Cyclochlorotine biosynthesis protein O, whose translation MKHAFSFWRQHTPEQTRKHDFDEQDNDEEVSGHLLDQRLRKLAEPRHHWRHLAPWLLFHGAIVATYILLIPYILPTSYIQRRQSCVSKFNYYSPINEAIREEYLDVRFNGSLWYDSPYKGPPTAEVEQAWQDLMAYGTIRVTADDISRIGHNLTAVQFPEAAGGGYLAVAMGTHQIHCLHFIWQDHHAAFFPTTQANKEGASEMYERHYEHCIDYIRQTLMCNFDPGIIPYYWVRQHNQPTPDGNTRHKCADWDALQSWLKQRAVPIPDGFEWHQPPDAVPLPENP comes from the exons ATGAAACATGCATTCTCATTTTGGCGACAACACACGCCAGAGCAAACACGCAAACACGATTTCGACGAGCAAGACAACGATGAAGAGGTCAGTGGCCATCTCCTCGACCAGCGGCTTCGAAAGCTGGCCGAGCCTAGGCATCATTGGAGGCACCTAGCTCCGTGGCTCTTGTTTCACGGAGCGATTGTGGCCACctatattcttcttattcCATATATTCTGCCCACATCTTATATTCAACGTCGACAAAGCTGCGTGTCCAAATTCAATTATTACT CACCGATAAACGAGGCGATACGAGAGGAATATCTAGACGTCAGGTTCAACGGGTCCTTGTGGTACGACTCGCCTTACAAAGGACCGCCAACGGCCGAGGTCGAACAAGCGTGGCAAGATCTCATGGCAT ACGGAACCATTCGCGTCACGGCCGACGACATCAGCCGCATCGGACACAATCTCACGGCGGTGCAGTTCCCCGAGGCCGCCGGGGGCGGGTAtctcgccgtggccatgggaaCACACCAGATACACTGCCTGCACTTCATCTGGCAAGACCACCACGCGGCCTTCTTTCCCACGACGCAGGCAAACAAGGAGGGCGCGTCGGAAATGTACGAGCGCCACTACGAGCACTGCATCGACTACATTCGCCAGACGCTCATGTGCAACTTTGACCCGGGCATCATCCCGTACTACTGGGTGAGGCAGCACAACCAGCCTACCCCGGACGGCAACACGCGACACAAGTGCGCCGACTGGGACGCTCTGCAGTCGTGGTTGAAGCAGCGAGCGGTGCCGATCCCGGACGGGTTCGAGTGGCATCAGCCGCCGGATGCTGTGCCGCTGCCCGAGAACCCGTAG